A genomic window from Gambusia affinis linkage group LG16, SWU_Gaff_1.0, whole genome shotgun sequence includes:
- the dlgap2a gene encoding uncharacterized protein dlgap2a isoform X4, giving the protein MHNYITNFAADLSQNYHLQAAREIHPSLALDPSINYNSPKFRSRNQSYMRAVSTLSQASCVSQVSQVSETEVNGQFESVCESVFSEVESQAMEALDLPGCFRTRSHSYLRAIQAGYSQDDDCIPPMASTVTSTIRSTTDRNYVQEETCLPDQDSIPEDLADAAPLTHDDLGCPIRRDRLYNQDAVGATAKPISGPPVSPSLFRSPRSSAPERPSPKAIQASIKESATLAAAISMQWKEEVSAMRRELAELRRDLCKELRAFNSNFNTFTQHYNTWSPQGGGMAAGTGAGLSKGAVTGSGTGTRVGTGFGGGGVATTSTDKGIGGAREKNPQISKVSVGIQARSKALVRQSTADAAVNCPEENEEKKSSRRNLPKQLSMDPSILACPQSMFVESAIPLSLDPILPCSSRTVKPEPIDSSVVSSTSKPDLELPFKDNVTLSASLTNEAIITQETALLSSEKVLEHPQDSSTVKQEILVTHQLKDVGPANESLSHGKQSHTDVTKSQVPEQIERDKIKLPYPVPTVTVSPPEEYDYDVTPNQEIDGPVNVEKPQAIHQDPPTESLHLSGAEGSDPNDSTEIGSKTSKIPLVSSSNPFKDTTPVCDIQSTDSDNVKSNYPETGIKCPSIVVSEHFDVGSPASSTDSDTNIYPSISDPDYPSDTPPEQVIPGSAFAFSSTESQPNTDPEFQDTEWPPLPEPLDNTPIYHADLVHFDIVMLTSLDQDDLDSVFMDPEPEPFNVSADSSFNVDDGEPPLYQFDSQSSPLPDLDTYDDNSEMSKVLIPQVTVTISPPSSVSPDSSLEIDFGPTSSTPDPALPDTEPSSPDFQEIPPSDDVMTETLECVALSQETAGPVEEETTGSSERSSMEHGFLWYRWQKREKRSDTVRRSASVELWSGRYEYNSSEITYVSLTL; this is encoded by the exons ATGCATAACTACATCACCAATTTTGCTGCAGACTTAAG TCAGAACTACCACTTGCAGGCTGCCAGGGAAATACACCCTAGTCTTGCCTTGGATCCCTCTATCAACTACAACTCGCCCAAGTTTCGTTCCCGGAACCAGAGCTATATGCGGGCTGTCAGCACGCTTAGTCAGGCTAGCTGCGTCAGTCAAGTGAGCCAG GTTAGTGAAACTGAAGTAAATGGTCAGTTCGAATCTGTGTGTGAGTCGGTGTTCAGTGAAGTAGAATCCCAAGCCATGGAGGCACTGGACCTCCCTGGATGCTTCAGAACCAGGAGCCACAGTTACCTACGAGCCATCCAGGCTGGATACTCCCAAGATGATGACTGCATCCCCCCTATGGCATCCACTGTTACCTCCACTATCAGGTCTACCACAG ACAGAAATTATGTGCAGGAAGAAACTTGTTTACCTGATCAAGACAGTATACCTGAGGATTTGGCAGATGCAGCCCCATTGACACATGATGATCTTGGGTGCCCCATCAGAAGAGACAGGCTTTACAACCAAGATGCTGTGGGGGCTACTGCAAAACCTATATCTGGGCCACCTGTTTCTCCAAGCCTCTTTCGATCCCCAAGATCTAGTGCTCCTGAAAGACCTTCACCAAAAGCCATCCAAGCTAGTATAAAAGAGTCTGCCACATTAGCTGCAGCTATCAGCATGCagtggaaggaagaagtttCCGCCATGCGTCGAGAACTGGCTGAACTCAGGCGGGATCTATGTAAGGAGCTTCGTGCTTTCAACAGTAATTTCAACACTTTCACACAGCATTACAACACATGGTCTCCTCAAGGTGGTGGAATggcagcaggaactggagcagGCTTAAGCAAAGGTGCTGTGACTGGTTCAGGAACAGGAACTAGAGTGGGGACAGGCTTTGGCGGAGGAGGAGTTGCAACAACATCCACAGACAAAGGGATTGGGGGAGCAAGagagaaaaatccacagataTCCAAAGTATCTGTAGGAATTCAGGCCAGAAGCAAAGCCCTGGTAAGACAAAGCACTGCTGATGCAGCTGTTAATTGTCCAGAGGAgaatgaggaaaagaaaagttctCGCCGAAATTTGCCAAAACAGCTTTCAATGGACCCAAGCATTCTTGCTTGTCCGCAGTCCATGTTTGTAGAGAGTGCCATCCCACTCTCTCTAGATCCAATACTTCCTTGCTCAAGTAGAACAGTTAAACCAGAGCCAATTGATTCCTCTGTGGTATCATCCACATCTAAGCCAGACTTGGAACTGCCATTCAAAGATAATGTAACTTTGTCTGCTTCTCTCACAAATGAGGCAATAATCACTCAGGAGACTGCTTTGCTCTCATCAGAAAAAGTCCTCGAACACCCTCAGGATTCATCTACAGTGAAACAAGAAATCCTTGTCACTCACCAACTAAAAGATGTGGGCCCAGCTAATGAGTCCCTTTCACATGGTAAACAATCTCATACTGATGTTACAAAATCCCAAGTCCCAGAACAAATTGAAAGAGACAAGATAAAACTACCATATCCAGTCCCTACAGTTACTGTGTCTCCACCAGAGGAATATGATTATGACGTAACCCCAAATCAAGAGATTGATGGTCCTGTCAATGTTGAGAAGCCACAGGCCATCCATCAAGACCCACCTACAGAGTCTTTACATCTTTCAGGAGCAGAGGGATCTGATCCTAATGATTCAACAGAGATAGggtcaaaaacatcaaaaataccCTTGGTGTCTTCGTCAAACCCTTTCAAAGATACAACACCAGTCTGTGACATTCAGTCAACTGATTCTGATAATGTTAAATCAAATTATCCAGAAACTGGGATCAAATGTCCATCAATTGTGGTCTCAGAGCACTTTGATGTAGGATCTCCAGCAAGTTCAACTGATAGTGACACAAATATTTATCCTAGTATCAGTGATCCCGATTATCCTTCTGATACTCCTCCAGAGCAAGTAATTCCTGGTTCAGCCTTTGCTTTCAGTTCAACAGAATCTCAGCCAAATACTGACCCAGAATTCCAAGACACAGAGTGGCCACCTCTTCCAGAACCGCTGGATAACACCCCAATTTATCATGCTGATTTAGTCCACTTTGATATAGTCATGCTAACCTCACTGGATCAGGATGACCTTGATTCTGTGTTTATGGACCCTGAACCAGAGCCTTTCAACGTGAGTGCAGATTCATCATTTAATGTTGATGATGGTGAACCTCCTTTATACCAGTTTGATTCTCAGAGTTCCCCTTTACCAGATTTAGATACTTATGATGAtaattcagaaatgtccaaAGTACTAATTCCACAGGTCACTGTTACAATTTCACCACCCAGTTCAGTATCCCCAGATTCATCACTGGAAATAGACTTTGGACCTACAAGCTCAACACCAGATCCTGCGCTGCCTGATACAGAACCATCATCACCAGACTTTCAAGAAATTCCTCCATCAGATGATGTGATGACCGAGACACTGGAGTGTGTGGCTCTATCCCAGGAGACTGCAGGTCCTGTTGAAGAGGAGACCACAGGCAGTTCAGAGAG